TTCACGCAGAACCAGTGTTCATGACCAACTATGCAAATGAATTGATAAGATAAAAGAAACTTTCAGAGTAAACTACTTCATGTAGttcatttaaattcatttaaataccAAATGTTGACTTGTTGTATACCACAAACTAGAATGATATTGTTGAAGTGTAGCTCACATGCAGTATAGCTTAATTTCTTCCATAGAAACGTATTCACATTGAATAATTATATTTGTTCCCACCAACTGTTCACCACTTTATAAAATTTGGctaattcacaaatatttttttacttatttttttaataattattacaaAATTTAACATGCCTGTGCTGTTGCTAACCATAAGTTGAAGCAGCTTCCTTCTGGTTCTCTAAGGGTAAACTTTCCTTGTCATGGATCAGACCAGATCTTTTTTCTTTGCCactttttccattctgtttcttttttaaaaccataaacgctttgttttcattctctctctgaaAAGGTATATTGAACTTTATAAAGCTTTCAGACCCGTATAGCACAACTGTGTCTTGAGAAATAGATGCAATGAAGGAAGTTTGATAGCTTTGTAATGATAATTTAATGGCTGTACTACTTGATGTTAGACAATTCCTCAAAGTAAAATAGCCCGAATGAGATTACAACGTGTGCAGTCATTAAGAATATCTGATAGACATGGTATGAATCATATATTAAAATGTGTTCTGAGTTAAATTTAAAGCATTAGCTTAAACAATTCTCTCTAGAATAAATAGCATCTTGACCTAGATTTTGATTATTATCTTTCGTTCAGTCTTGAAGAAGACCTTCAAACTCACTTGCCTGAGGCACTCCTGAGCTCCAGGTTTTTTCATGCTTATGAAAGAAAGATAAGACTCACTCTTGAGAAGTGAGAAATCCTACAGTCAAAACTCTGTGTGGGATTATCTCTGTTTCCTTTAACAACATCACATCTTTGTAGATCTTCAGTTTATTATTATCAATTCATTTGACTCTTTAACCATAATCCATGGGTGTCATGTGTTAGCCTTACTACAACCAAAGAGTAAGAGAGGATACGGTTCAAATGTAGACCAGTAGGTGATTTGATTTTGGAAGTAATCATTTCTAACTACGAAATGAAAATTGCAGTTTAAACAAGTATGACTAATGGCTAAAAGCCTGGAAGCAAAGAGGTCACATAAAACCGATAAAGGGTGAAGGTAGACTAGTGGAGTCGCTTGCTGGGGCTGAGTCAATGGCTCAAATGGAAAcaggggtggtggtgggcagGGAATGGGAAGGCCTGTCCAGGGAGAAGCTGGCTATAGGGGATGGTTACACTGGGACTTCAGCtaactttggttttgttttgttttattttgtttttaacgttttttattgatttatattcattttacaatgttgtgtgagcTAATTTTGATTTTACTATATGCACATGACTCCCAATCTCCAAATCTCAAGCAAATAGTAAGTGcacattaaagaattattttatgaatattgttAAGCATAGTGATAATAGCCTACTGGTTTAGATGTCAACAAAGCAAAGTTCTCTATTCAGTGTCAGAAGCAAGTTTctatatttatttaagttttcctTATTACATATCATGTTAACACTTCCTCTTCCAATCCCATTTCTGGTTTTAACTAACAGCagcccaggggtcacaccagTCCTTCTATCCTCACATCAATAGATGGGAGCCTCTATTCGGGAACCTTTGTGGGGGCCTGGGTGCCTTTGGGAGCCTGAGCTGGAGCCGGAGCTGCAGCTGAAGCTGTGGCCTTGGTCTGAGCCTTGTCCTTGTCCTTTGGCTGACGGAGCCTGAGACCCTTGGCGATCCGGGCACGAGCACGTTTCCCGAGCTTGGGGTGAGCAATGTAGGCAAGTCGACTGAGCTCGCGGCTGCTGCCCTCTGGGACCTTGGGCTTGACCTCCTTGGGCTTTCCGAGAGCCTTGATAGCCTCAGCACGTGCACTCATGGCCTTGGTGTTGTTGGCCTGCATCTTCTTCAGGCCCTTCTTGGTGTGCTTCTTGGCAAAGCGCATGTTCCTCAGGAACTTGGGGTCCACCCCCTTAAGAGATTCGTATCGTTGTGATCGGGGTTTTTTGATGCCATTTCTGTGCCATTTTCGGGACTGgttgtgtgtggtgtggttcTTCGACGTGGTCGTGTCTGCACTGGGGCCGGGAGATCCCGAATCGCCTgggacaggaagagaaaaagtaCAATCAGTATTCTGATTACTTCCAAATATATGTCACTCAAACTGAGTCTCAGACCTGCTTATTCAATAGCTTCCTTGACATCTTACCCCTTAATATGTCACTGATATCTCAAATTTAACAGGTCAAAATAGCACTCTGGATTTGCCCTCTCTGTGTTCTACCTGAGAAACCCAACTTTACCTTCAGATTTCTCCATTTCAGTAAAGAAATCACCATACTCCCAGTTGCTGAATCCAAATGATTTGGTAGACTGCATTCAAATTTTTCctgactcttctctctctgtctctctcttttttaaaaactatactcCATTTCTACCACCCTAATCCCAGCCACTTCACTCTCTCATCTAGACTAATGAACGTAGCTGCCTTCTGAGATGTCTTCCTGTTCACTCTGGTCACCCCATAGCCCACCCTTCACAAGTAACCAGGAAATGCCTAATCATATCACTCTCCTATTTAAATCTCTCCAATGACTTTCTAACACACTTAATAGTAAAATCAAATTTTCTTACCATGTCTTAAGGTCCTATGTCGTCACCCTTCAGCCTCATCTCAAATGTAGTCCTGTTCCCTTGGATCATGGCCCTTCAGCCAAAAGTACATTCTGACTGGGGGCCATGGATTGACTTCTATGTTCTGTAACAAATTGCTACAATTTAACAAGGTAGAACAACACAtctattatctcatagtttctgtgggtcaggagtccaggcatGGCTTACCTGGATCCTTTGCTTAGGGTCTCACAGGCTCCAATCAAGGGACTGGTCAAGATGGTGTTCTCATCTGGAGGCCCAGCTAAGGAAGCAGCAAGTTCCCCACTGGTGTGGGTTTCAAAAGCATTCAGTTCCTTTTGGCTGTGGTTTGCCAACAACAGAAAAAGAGTGAGAGACTGGACTGAGTCTGATAGCAAGATAGAGTCTTATATCACATAAGAGGAGTGACAGCTCATCTTTTGATTGGTTAGAAGCATGTCACAgataacacatacacatacacttatGGGGAGGGAATTATCCAAAGATACATACACCAGAATGAGTCAGTCATATGGAGGCACCTGAGCTGTCTGTCTGCCACAGGTCAACATACCCACTCTGCTCCTACCTCTGGAGCTTCGCTTGTTTTACTCCATCTACCTGTGATGTTCTTTTCCCAGATCTGCCCCTGACTTCTCCATTCCCTCCTTCACTCAGgtttcagcttaaatgtcatATTCATATGGAGGCCTTCTCTAAGAACTCAGTCTAAACAAACATCCTCCaacccacacacagacacagacacacacaccctt
The nucleotide sequence above comes from Camelus dromedarius isolate mCamDro1 chromosome 1, mCamDro1.pat, whole genome shotgun sequence. Encoded proteins:
- the LOC105091223 gene encoding large ribosomal subunit protein eL29, with amino-acid sequence MSQKELNAFETHTSGELAASLAGPPDENTILTSPLIGACETLSKGSSNQNTDCTFSLPVPGDSGSPGPSADTTTSKNHTTHNQSRKWHRNGIKKPRSQRYESLKGVDPKFLRNMRFAKKHTKKGLKKMQANNTKAMSARAEAIKALGKPKEVKPKVPEGSSRELSRLAYIAHPKLGKRARARIAKGLRLRQPKDKDKAQTKATASAAAPAPAQAPKGTQAPTKVPE